The following proteins come from a genomic window of Paroceanicella profunda:
- a CDS encoding YncE family protein: protein MSRMTLAALLTGTVLSAGLTAFAAAAGQAPLAAAAPDTAISHRDRVYAAEQYSNTVSVIDPASNTLLGEIRLGDPQPKNLSPLYGGQVLVHGLGFAPDGKTLAVVATGSNSVSFIDTATNTVKHTTYLGRAPHEAFYTPDGKEVWVTVRGEDYVSVIDATTHEEKMRLKMAFGPGMQMFSPDGTYAYVCSSFHPETKVLSLADHKVVATVKQDSPFCPNIAASPDGDQVWITLKDIGAAQIFNAKPPFNVLGRIDTGPITNHVNFVHTDKGTFAYVTVGGENAVKVYRTDDFSQVATIPVGDLPHGLWPSGDGTRVYVGLENAAKMAVVDTASNTVIGEIPIGQAPQAVAYVPNAVPEGAAGTDNLVPLGASGEVAHLALAAPGGDASAPATTVALFDQGLTQVLEASVTGLEPGKAYVLALSAKPDGSGKLQKLSDFKANPAGASIVNAVGPIRQLVDGEDDTPKRYLVIAPVEGEGTGAPVQVQTAS, encoded by the coding sequence ATGTCCCGCATGACCCTTGCCGCCCTGCTGACCGGAACCGTGCTCTCGGCCGGGCTGACCGCCTTCGCCGCCGCCGCCGGGCAGGCCCCGCTTGCCGCCGCCGCGCCCGATACGGCCATCAGCCACCGTGACCGCGTCTATGCCGCGGAGCAGTACTCCAACACCGTCTCGGTGATCGACCCGGCCTCGAACACATTGCTCGGCGAGATCCGCCTGGGCGACCCGCAGCCCAAGAACCTCAGCCCGCTCTACGGCGGCCAGGTGCTGGTGCACGGGCTGGGCTTCGCGCCGGACGGCAAGACGCTGGCGGTGGTGGCCACCGGCTCGAACTCGGTGAGCTTCATCGACACGGCCACCAACACGGTGAAGCACACCACCTATCTCGGCCGCGCGCCGCACGAAGCGTTCTATACACCCGACGGCAAGGAGGTCTGGGTGACGGTGCGGGGCGAGGATTACGTCTCCGTCATCGACGCGACGACCCATGAGGAAAAGATGCGCCTGAAGATGGCCTTCGGCCCCGGCATGCAGATGTTCTCGCCGGACGGGACCTATGCCTATGTCTGCTCCTCCTTCCACCCGGAGACGAAGGTGCTCTCGCTCGCGGACCACAAGGTGGTGGCGACGGTGAAGCAGGACAGCCCGTTCTGCCCCAACATCGCCGCCTCGCCGGACGGCGACCAGGTGTGGATCACCCTCAAGGACATCGGCGCGGCGCAGATCTTCAACGCGAAGCCGCCCTTCAACGTGCTCGGACGCATCGACACGGGGCCGATCACCAACCACGTGAATTTCGTGCATACCGACAAGGGCACCTTCGCCTATGTGACCGTGGGCGGCGAGAACGCGGTGAAGGTGTACCGCACCGACGATTTCTCGCAGGTGGCGACCATCCCGGTGGGCGACCTGCCGCACGGGCTCTGGCCCTCGGGTGACGGCACGCGCGTCTACGTGGGGCTGGAGAACGCCGCGAAGATGGCGGTGGTCGACACGGCCTCCAACACGGTGATCGGGGAGATCCCCATCGGCCAGGCGCCGCAGGCGGTGGCCTATGTGCCGAACGCGGTGCCCGAGGGCGCGGCCGGCACCGACAACCTGGTGCCGCTGGGCGCCTCGGGTGAGGTGGCGCATCTCGCGCTCGCCGCGCCGGGCGGCGACGCCTCCGCCCCGGCAACCACGGTGGCACTGTTCGACCAGGGGCTGACCCAGGTTCTGGAGGCCTCGGTGACCGGGCTGGAGCCGGGCAAGGCCTATGTGCTGGCGCTCTCCGCGAAGCCGGACGGCTCGGGCAAACTGCAGAAGCTGTCGGACTTCAAGGCCAACCCCGCCGGCGCCTCCATCGTGAATGCCGTCGGGCCCATCCGCCAGCTGGTGGACGGTGAGGACGACACGCCGAAACGCTACCTCGTCATCGCCCCCGTGGAGGGCGAGGGGACCGGTGCCCCGGTGCAGGTGCAGACCGCGAGCTGA
- a CDS encoding NADPH-dependent F420 reductase, protein MSIGIIGAGNIGRAIAATLARKGLAATLSNSRGPESLAATVAELGPAITAGTREDAAASDIVFVAVNWSKLPGALAGLPDFGGRIVIDANNAIEAPLFRPADLGGRASSEVVSGMARGARLVKAFNHLRPDVLAADPAAEGGRRVLFLSGDQPEAKAEVSALIERLGFAPIDLGTLTGGGRLAQFPGGPLPALNLVRFD, encoded by the coding sequence ATGTCCATAGGCATCATCGGCGCCGGCAACATCGGCCGTGCCATCGCCGCAACCCTGGCGCGCAAGGGCCTCGCCGCGACCCTCTCCAACAGCCGCGGGCCGGAGAGCCTGGCCGCGACCGTGGCCGAGCTCGGCCCCGCCATCACCGCCGGCACCCGTGAGGACGCCGCGGCGAGCGACATCGTCTTCGTGGCCGTGAACTGGTCGAAACTGCCCGGGGCGCTGGCCGGCCTGCCGGACTTCGGCGGTCGCATCGTGATCGACGCGAACAACGCCATCGAGGCGCCGCTGTTCAGGCCGGCGGACCTCGGCGGGCGGGCCTCCTCGGAGGTGGTCTCCGGCATGGCGCGCGGCGCCCGCCTGGTGAAGGCCTTCAACCACCTCAGGCCCGATGTGCTGGCGGCGGACCCGGCGGCCGAGGGCGGCCGGCGGGTGCTGTTCCTCTCCGGCGACCAGCCGGAGGCGAAGGCGGAGGTCTCCGCGCTCATCGAGCGGCTGGGCTTTGCGCCGATCGACCTCGGCACGCTCACCGGCGGCGGCCGGCTGGCGCAGTTCCCCGGCGGCCCGCTGCCGGCGCTGAACCTGGTGCGGTTCGACTGA
- a CDS encoding PAS domain-containing sensor histidine kinase, with protein MNPDPLPEAAPDTSAPPPGAEAAHLRGFLEDVEQLTRLSHIWRDMDATSIAQSVLDTLLDMLELDFVGLRFAQTPHVFTRIGGAFHTAAARGELMEAVQDWLARAPRDRPEQIRVGERALSLVALELGEIASMGLLLAGALRADFPGRTERMTLTLAAAHASLACRELRDLASRPTPEDPRAPRPSGEALAQSEWQLNLAINSIPALVWSTTPDGMLDFSNQHLLDFVGLTFEDIRGLGYCQIYHPDDLPVLLDAWQDIMSQRRGREVEGRIRRHDGVYEWFALRQKPLLDAQGNVVKWYGAFINIDDRKRAEDALLEAKRALVASEANLELLINSLPVLVWSARPDGSADYVNQRWLDYAGLPPDRILEWDFLKIYHPDDVPRMMKVWQHDLAHAQEHHNTGRILGADGQYRWFYFRGRKLTDAHGVTRWFGANIDIEDLRRAEDALKAGETALRESERRLQQIVSSIPGLAWSSDRSGATTFWSRQYLDYTGLTSEEVLGWGFLDHIHPEDREHLLDVWANALKTGAPGEAEGRLRRADGQYRWFLIRASPFFDGAGNLTQWFGVNIDIENRKRTEEDLQRSRAELAHVTRMMTMGELAVSIAHEVNQPLMAIVTNASACLRWLSDDRLDLALARDAVARIVEDGHRAGAFVSSIRAMARKSAPRMDPVDLQEVILGVLDILRGELTRRGVSWKTEFSPDMRAVRGDGTQLQQVILNLIMNGVEAMADVDKALRHLTIRTGMTQGCALVSVADSGTGLGPDSPDRLFEAFFTTKPEGIGMGLSICRSIVEAHGGRIWARNTPPRGSVFSFTLAPLEGGCADAPAR; from the coding sequence GTGAACCCAGACCCGTTGCCCGAAGCCGCCCCCGACACCAGCGCCCCGCCTCCCGGGGCGGAGGCCGCGCATCTGCGCGGGTTCCTCGAGGATGTCGAGCAGCTCACCCGCCTCTCCCACATCTGGCGCGACATGGATGCCACCTCGATCGCGCAGAGCGTGCTGGACACGCTGCTGGACATGCTGGAGCTGGATTTCGTCGGGCTGCGCTTCGCGCAGACACCGCATGTCTTCACCCGCATCGGCGGCGCCTTCCACACGGCGGCGGCGCGGGGGGAGCTGATGGAGGCGGTGCAGGACTGGCTGGCGCGCGCGCCCCGGGACCGGCCGGAGCAGATCCGGGTGGGGGAGCGGGCGCTGTCGCTCGTGGCGCTGGAGCTCGGCGAGATCGCCAGCATGGGGCTGCTGCTGGCCGGCGCGCTGCGCGCGGATTTTCCCGGGCGCACGGAGCGGATGACGCTCACGCTCGCCGCCGCCCATGCCAGCCTTGCCTGCCGCGAGCTGCGCGACCTCGCCAGCCGCCCGACACCGGAGGACCCGCGCGCCCCCCGACCGTCCGGCGAGGCGCTGGCGCAGAGCGAATGGCAGCTGAACTTGGCGATCAACTCGATTCCCGCCCTGGTGTGGTCCACCACGCCGGACGGGATGCTGGATTTCTCCAACCAGCACCTGCTGGATTTCGTGGGCCTCACCTTCGAGGACATCCGGGGGCTGGGCTATTGCCAGATCTACCACCCGGACGACCTGCCGGTTCTGCTGGACGCCTGGCAGGACATCATGAGCCAGCGGCGCGGCCGTGAGGTGGAGGGCCGGATCCGCCGCCATGACGGCGTGTACGAGTGGTTCGCCCTGCGCCAGAAGCCGCTGCTGGACGCGCAGGGCAACGTGGTGAAATGGTACGGCGCCTTCATCAACATCGATGACCGCAAGCGCGCGGAGGACGCCCTGCTGGAGGCCAAGCGCGCGCTGGTGGCCAGCGAGGCGAACCTGGAGCTGCTGATCAACTCGCTGCCCGTCCTCGTCTGGTCGGCGCGCCCGGACGGCAGCGCCGATTACGTGAACCAGCGCTGGCTCGACTATGCCGGGCTGCCCCCGGACCGGATCCTGGAGTGGGATTTCCTGAAGATCTATCACCCCGACGACGTGCCGCGCATGATGAAGGTCTGGCAGCATGACCTCGCACATGCGCAGGAGCACCACAACACCGGCCGGATTCTCGGCGCGGACGGGCAGTACCGCTGGTTCTACTTCAGGGGCCGCAAACTCACCGATGCGCATGGCGTGACGCGCTGGTTCGGGGCGAACATCGACATCGAGGACCTGCGGCGCGCCGAGGACGCGCTGAAGGCCGGCGAGACGGCGTTGCGCGAGAGCGAGCGTCGGCTGCAGCAGATCGTCTCCTCCATCCCCGGGCTGGCCTGGTCCTCGGACCGCAGCGGCGCCACGACGTTCTGGAGCCGGCAGTACCTCGACTACACCGGGCTCACCAGCGAGGAGGTGCTGGGCTGGGGCTTTCTCGACCACATCCACCCGGAGGACCGCGAGCACCTGTTGGATGTCTGGGCCAATGCGCTGAAGACCGGCGCGCCGGGGGAGGCCGAGGGCCGGCTGCGGCGGGCGGACGGGCAGTACCGCTGGTTCCTGATCCGCGCCAGCCCCTTCTTCGACGGCGCCGGCAACCTCACCCAGTGGTTCGGGGTCAACATCGACATCGAGAACCGCAAGCGGACGGAGGAGGACCTGCAACGCAGCCGCGCCGAGCTGGCGCATGTGACGCGGATGATGACCATGGGCGAGCTGGCGGTATCGATCGCGCATGAGGTGAACCAGCCGCTGATGGCGATCGTGACCAACGCGAGCGCCTGCCTGCGCTGGCTCAGCGACGACCGGCTGGACCTCGCCCTGGCGCGCGACGCGGTCGCGCGCATCGTGGAGGACGGGCACCGGGCGGGAGCGTTCGTCTCCAGCATCCGCGCGATGGCGCGCAAGTCCGCGCCGCGGATGGACCCGGTGGACCTGCAGGAGGTGATCCTGGGCGTGCTCGACATCCTGCGCGGCGAGCTGACCCGGCGCGGGGTGAGCTGGAAGACCGAATTCTCCCCGGACATGCGGGCGGTGCGCGGCGACGGCACCCAGCTTCAGCAGGTGATCCTCAACCTCATCATGAACGGCGTGGAGGCAATGGCGGACGTGGACAAGGCGCTGCGGCACCTGACCATCCGCACCGGCATGACACAGGGCTGCGCGCTGGTCAGCGTGGCCGACAGCGGCACCGGCCTCGGGCCCGACAGCCCCGACCGGCTGTTCGAGGCCTTCTTCACCACCAAGCCGGAGGGCATCGGGATGGGTCTGTCGATCTGCCGGTCGATCGTGGAGGCGCATGGCGGGCGCATCTGGGCGCGCAACACGCCGCCGCGGGGAAGCGTGTTCAGCTTCACCCTGGCGCCGCTCGAGGGAGGCTGCGCCGATGCCCCGGCCCGCTGA
- a CDS encoding LysR family transcriptional regulator, with the protein METLANLESFARSAECGSFSEAARRLSLTPAAVSRNVAMLEGNLGVRLFHRTTRRLTLTEAGETFRLAIAEHLEGLQAAIAGISVEGGAPAGVLKVSLPPTLGMTHILPMLPAFRERYPRIRPECHFETRQVDLVAEGYDVAIGGGFDLPPGIIARPLAPAHIVAVAAPGYMAGRPLPIAPGDLQALDGIVMRVPSTGRVRHWTMRDVDGNQAAVPITQSVVVNDPAAMCEAALLGLGVAMTATSDVRTALDSGALMRLVPRWYADAGAISIYYASRTLLPAKTRVFVDWVIEAFRTRRLAERLAGSLG; encoded by the coding sequence ATGGAAACGCTCGCGAACCTCGAATCCTTCGCCCGCAGCGCGGAGTGCGGCAGCTTCTCGGAGGCCGCCCGACGCCTGTCGCTCACCCCTGCCGCGGTGAGCCGCAACGTCGCCATGCTGGAGGGGAACCTGGGCGTCCGCCTGTTCCACCGCACCACCCGCAGGCTGACGCTCACCGAGGCGGGAGAGACCTTCCGCCTTGCCATCGCGGAGCATCTGGAGGGGCTGCAGGCCGCCATCGCCGGCATCTCCGTCGAGGGGGGCGCGCCCGCGGGCGTGCTGAAGGTCAGCCTGCCGCCCACGCTGGGGATGACGCATATCCTGCCGATGCTGCCCGCCTTCCGGGAGCGCTACCCGCGCATCCGCCCGGAGTGCCATTTCGAGACCCGGCAGGTGGACCTGGTGGCCGAGGGGTACGACGTGGCCATCGGCGGCGGGTTCGACCTGCCGCCGGGAATCATCGCCCGCCCCCTCGCGCCGGCGCATATCGTGGCCGTGGCCGCGCCGGGCTACATGGCCGGCCGGCCCCTGCCCATCGCCCCGGGCGATCTGCAGGCGCTCGACGGCATCGTGATGCGCGTGCCCAGCACCGGGCGCGTCCGGCACTGGACGATGCGCGACGTGGACGGCAACCAGGCCGCCGTCCCGATCACGCAGAGCGTGGTGGTCAACGACCCCGCGGCGATGTGCGAGGCCGCGCTGCTCGGGCTGGGCGTCGCCATGACCGCAACCTCGGATGTCCGGACGGCGCTGGACAGCGGCGCCCTGATGCGCCTCGTGCCGCGCTGGTATGCGGATGCGGGGGCGATCTCGATCTACTACGCCTCGCGCACGCTGCTGCCGGCCAAGACGCGGGTTTTCGTCGACTGGGTGATCGAGGCCTTCCGGACCCGGCGCCTTGCCGAGCGCCTCGCCGGCAGCCTGGGATAG
- a CDS encoding DUF1348 family protein produces MDTPRPPLPPFTPETAAAKVRLAEDGWNSRDPARVALAYTPDSRWRNRAEFVTGRDAIIAFLTRKWQRELDYRLIKELWAVTDTRIAVRFAYEWHDDSGTWFRSYGNENWEFDAAGLMHSRFACINDAPIAEADRRFRWPLGRRPDDHPGLSALGL; encoded by the coding sequence ATGGACACGCCCCGCCCGCCCCTGCCGCCGTTCACCCCGGAGACCGCCGCCGCGAAGGTGCGCCTCGCGGAGGATGGCTGGAACAGCCGCGACCCCGCCCGGGTGGCGCTGGCCTACACCCCCGACAGCCGCTGGCGGAACCGCGCCGAGTTCGTGACCGGCCGCGATGCCATCATCGCCTTTCTCACCCGGAAATGGCAGCGCGAGCTGGATTACCGGCTGATCAAGGAGCTCTGGGCCGTCACGGACACCCGCATCGCCGTGCGCTTCGCCTATGAATGGCATGACGACAGCGGCACCTGGTTCCGCTCCTACGGCAACGAGAACTGGGAGTTCGACGCGGCCGGCCTGATGCACAGCCGCTTCGCCTGCATCAACGACGCGCCCATCGCCGAAGCCGACCGCCGCTTCCGCTGGCCCCTCGGCCGGCGCCCCGACGACCACCCCGGCCTCAGCGCCCTCGGCCTTTAG
- a CDS encoding pyridoxamine 5'-phosphate oxidase family protein yields the protein MPYGFLDIAATPAVRAVQAEMGVARQWETAGKDRASDRFTAAEEAFIAQRDSFYIGSVSETGWPYVQHRGGPAGFLKLVDDRTLGFADYRGNRQYISTGNVTANSRACLILVDYPRRARLKIYAHVEVLAPGAEPEFAARLADAAYGAKTERLFRLRLAAFDWNCPQHITPRFTEQEVARAVRPLHERIAALEAELAALRARPDDA from the coding sequence ATGCCCTACGGATTTCTCGATATCGCGGCCACGCCCGCCGTGCGCGCCGTGCAGGCCGAGATGGGCGTGGCCCGGCAGTGGGAGACGGCCGGAAAGGACCGGGCCTCGGACCGCTTCACCGCCGCCGAGGAGGCGTTCATCGCGCAGCGCGACAGTTTCTACATCGGCTCCGTGTCGGAGACCGGCTGGCCCTACGTGCAGCACCGCGGCGGGCCGGCGGGCTTCCTGAAGCTGGTCGACGACCGGACGCTGGGCTTCGCCGACTACCGCGGCAACCGCCAGTACATCAGCACGGGAAATGTCACCGCGAACTCCCGGGCCTGCCTGATCCTGGTGGACTATCCACGGCGTGCCCGGCTCAAGATCTACGCCCATGTCGAGGTGCTGGCCCCCGGGGCGGAGCCGGAGTTCGCCGCGCGCCTGGCGGATGCCGCCTACGGGGCGAAGACCGAGCGGCTGTTCCGGCTGCGCCTCGCGGCCTTCGACTGGAACTGCCCGCAGCACATCACCCCGCGCTTCACCGAGCAGGAGGTGGCCCGGGCCGTCCGCCCCCTGCATGAGCGCATCGCCGCGCTGGAGGCCGAACTGGCGGCACTGCGCGCCCGGCCCGACGACGCATGA
- a CDS encoding response regulator transcription factor, whose product MPRPAEDCAATVVVIDDDQGVRDALCRLFRSVGLVSQGYGSVQAWLDAAPPAQASCIVLDIRLPGASGLEFLETLARGGGAQSVVLISAHVDVQMAVRAMKAGAIDVLTKPVREQDLLEAVNRALAQDILRRAEAERSAALRARYETLTERERQVMALVAAGLLNKQIAASVGLSEATVKLHRGQAMRKMEAASVPDLVRMVDLLAEDPANR is encoded by the coding sequence ATGCCCCGGCCCGCTGAGGACTGCGCGGCGACGGTCGTGGTGATCGACGATGACCAGGGCGTGCGCGATGCGCTGTGCCGGCTGTTCCGCTCGGTGGGGCTGGTGTCGCAGGGCTATGGCTCGGTGCAGGCCTGGCTCGACGCCGCCCCGCCGGCCCAGGCGAGCTGCATCGTGCTGGACATCCGCCTGCCCGGCGCCAGCGGCCTGGAGTTCCTGGAAACCCTGGCGCGCGGCGGCGGCGCGCAATCCGTGGTGCTGATCAGCGCCCATGTCGACGTGCAGATGGCCGTGCGCGCGATGAAGGCGGGGGCGATCGACGTGCTCACCAAGCCGGTGCGCGAGCAGGACCTGCTGGAGGCGGTGAACCGCGCCCTCGCCCAGGACATCCTGCGCCGGGCGGAGGCGGAGCGCAGCGCCGCCCTGCGCGCGCGCTACGAGACGCTGACGGAGCGCGAGCGGCAGGTGATGGCGCTTGTCGCCGCCGGGCTGCTGAACAAGCAGATCGCGGCGAGCGTGGGCCTGAGCGAGGCGACGGTGAAGCTTCACCGCGGCCAGGCGATGCGCAAGATGGAAGCCGCCTCCGTGCCCGATCTGGTGCGGATGGTGGACCTGCTGGCCGAGGACCCGGCCAACAGGTGA
- a CDS encoding anti-sigma factor family protein, with translation MTRHPICDDDLHGYVDGALTPERAAEVEAWLAVHPHEAARVADYADQARALRAALDPVAEQPVPAQLHLGRLIEARGRRRGQWRQAAAAVLLLGLGGAGGWLSHAQMPQGPLTGIAALASESAQSYGVYATDALRPVELTAAQGPVLADWAERRLGRPMRIPDLAASGWRFMGGRVVATAHGPAMMLMYDDDAGTRLVMQVRRMAGQQDPRMSGFEDAGVNGYTWSAHGMGYALAGGLPPQRLHPLADDIRRQLDTEA, from the coding sequence ATGACCCGACACCCCATCTGTGATGACGACCTGCACGGCTATGTCGACGGCGCCCTGACCCCCGAGCGCGCGGCAGAGGTGGAGGCCTGGCTCGCCGTCCATCCGCATGAGGCCGCGCGCGTCGCGGACTATGCGGACCAGGCCCGGGCCCTGCGCGCGGCGCTCGACCCCGTGGCCGAGCAGCCGGTGCCCGCGCAGCTCCACCTGGGGCGGCTGATCGAGGCGCGCGGCCGGCGCCGCGGGCAGTGGCGGCAGGCGGCGGCGGCGGTGCTGCTGCTGGGGCTGGGCGGCGCGGGCGGCTGGCTGAGCCACGCACAGATGCCGCAGGGCCCGCTCACCGGCATCGCGGCACTGGCTTCGGAGAGCGCGCAGAGCTACGGCGTCTATGCCACCGACGCCCTGCGCCCGGTGGAGCTGACGGCGGCGCAGGGCCCGGTGCTGGCGGACTGGGCGGAGCGCCGGCTGGGCCGGCCAATGCGCATCCCCGACCTCGCCGCCAGCGGCTGGCGCTTCATGGGCGGCCGCGTGGTGGCGACGGCCCACGGCCCGGCGATGATGCTGATGTATGACGACGACGCGGGCACGCGCCTGGTGATGCAGGTGCGCCGCATGGCCGGACAGCAGGACCCCCGCATGTCCGGCTTCGAGGATGCCGGGGTGAACGGCTACACCTGGTCGGCGCATGGCATGGGCTACGCGCTGGCCGGCGGCCTTCCGCCGCAGCGCCTGCACCCGCTGGCAGACGACATCCGCCGCCAGCTCGACACCGAGGCCTGA
- a CDS encoding RNA polymerase sigma factor, with translation MTDDPLIRREMQELLEPQIPALRRYARALLRDATAADDLVQDCLERAVGRWHQRRPDGSPRAWVYAILHNLAMNRMRQAGRRGLHVAVEDTDHPALAQRATQEDGLRRDDVLRALDALPEAQRSVILLVSVEGMRYAEVAKALDLPLGTVMSRLARGRERLRELLAQREAEGRPVRRGELRSVK, from the coding sequence ATGACCGATGATCCGCTGATCCGCCGCGAGATGCAGGAGCTGCTGGAGCCGCAGATCCCCGCGCTGCGCCGCTATGCCCGCGCCCTGCTGCGCGACGCGACGGCGGCCGACGACCTGGTGCAGGACTGCCTGGAGCGCGCCGTGGGGCGCTGGCACCAGCGCCGGCCGGACGGCAGCCCCCGCGCCTGGGTATACGCCATCCTGCACAATCTCGCGATGAACCGGATGCGCCAGGCCGGGCGCCGGGGCCTGCATGTCGCGGTGGAGGACACCGACCACCCCGCACTGGCCCAGCGGGCCACGCAGGAGGACGGGCTGCGCCGCGACGACGTGCTGCGCGCGCTCGACGCCCTGCCGGAGGCGCAGCGCAGTGTCATCCTGCTCGTCTCCGTGGAGGGGATGCGCTATGCAGAGGTCGCGAAGGCGCTAGACCTGCCCCTGGGCACGGTGATGTCGCGGCTGGCGCGTGGGCGCGAACGGCTGCGCGAGCTGCTCGCGCAGCGCGAGGCGGAAGGGCGCCCGGTGCGGCGCGGCGAGTTGAGAAGCGTGAAATGA
- a CDS encoding isochorismatase family protein, with amino-acid sequence MTPTPTAKSSVLPTGGGAGLMNPADTLVLLLDHQSGLFQTVKDIPVADLRRNVEMIARLCTLLGIPVITTASEPRGSNGPLMPEIHRYAPHAVYVPRKGEVNAWDNADFVAQVASTGRRTLVMAGVWTSVCVMFPALDARIAGYDVYAVIDASGDPSELASRTSLARFVQGGVKPTSTNALLSELHRTWARPEAAGLARLYGLVAPNYAAVAESFEAASKASAEAQGQ; translated from the coding sequence ATGACCCCGACCCCCACCGCGAAATCCAGCGTGCTGCCCACCGGCGGCGGCGCCGGGCTGATGAACCCGGCCGACACGCTGGTGCTGCTGCTCGACCACCAGTCCGGCCTGTTCCAGACGGTGAAGGACATCCCGGTCGCCGACCTGCGGCGCAACGTGGAGATGATCGCCCGGCTGTGCACGCTGCTGGGCATCCCGGTGATCACCACCGCCTCCGAGCCCCGGGGCAGCAACGGGCCGCTGATGCCCGAGATCCACCGCTACGCGCCGCATGCCGTCTACGTGCCGCGCAAGGGCGAGGTGAACGCCTGGGACAACGCCGACTTCGTGGCGCAGGTCGCCTCCACCGGGCGCAGGACGCTGGTGATGGCCGGCGTCTGGACCAGTGTCTGCGTGATGTTTCCCGCGCTCGACGCGCGGATCGCGGGCTATGATGTCTATGCCGTCATCGATGCGTCGGGCGATCCGAGCGAGCTGGCCTCGCGCACCTCGCTCGCGCGCTTCGTGCAGGGCGGCGTGAAACCGACCTCGACCAACGCGCTCCTGTCGGAACTCCACCGCACCTGGGCGCGGCCGGAAGCGGCCGGACTGGCCCGGCTCTACGGCCTCGTCGCGCCGAATTACGCGGCGGTAGCCGAGAGCTTCGAGGCTGCCAGCAAGGCCTCCGCGGAGGCGCAGGGACAGTGA
- a CDS encoding limonene-1,2-epoxide hydrolase family protein — MTQTPIGIATTFFGHWSANRLDAAFAMLAEDVLYDNVPFPDITGREAVRKFHTEFGLGGVFTVDWQVTHIAAAGNVVLNERVDYFHHCDGGRIVLPVMGTLTIENGLITVWRDYFDPADFDRQLAGLSPAQP; from the coding sequence ATGACACAGACTCCCATCGGGATCGCCACCACCTTCTTCGGCCACTGGAGCGCGAACCGCCTCGACGCGGCCTTCGCCATGCTGGCGGAGGACGTGCTCTACGACAACGTCCCCTTCCCCGACATCACCGGCCGCGAGGCCGTGCGCAAGTTCCACACGGAGTTCGGGCTGGGCGGGGTGTTCACGGTGGACTGGCAGGTGACCCATATCGCCGCGGCCGGCAACGTCGTCCTGAACGAGCGGGTGGACTATTTCCACCACTGCGACGGCGGCCGCATCGTCCTTCCCGTGATGGGCACGCTCACGATAGAGAACGGGCTCATCACCGTCTGGCGGGATTACTTCGACCCGGCGGACTTCGACAGGCAGCTGGCCGGCTTGAGCCCGGCGCAGCCCTGA
- a CDS encoding 3-oxoacyl-ACP reductase family protein translates to MSSPFLPLAGKTALVTGGSRSIGAAIARKLAADGAAVALTYSASPDRAAAVVAEIETAGGRALAIEADAGNPEAVRAAVARTVATFGGIDILVNNAGVAVNAPIETFRFEDYERMLAVNVTGVFVATQEAVRHMTPGGRIIHIGSSMTRYAAFPTASVYTLTKGAVTGFNRSLVRDLGPRGITVNTVHPGPTDTDMNPADGPVAAIVGPGMAIGRYGQPGEIASVVAFLAGPDAAFVTGADIVADGGLTA, encoded by the coding sequence ATGAGCAGCCCTTTCCTTCCCCTCGCCGGCAAGACCGCCCTCGTGACCGGCGGTTCGCGCTCGATCGGCGCCGCCATCGCGCGGAAGCTCGCCGCCGACGGCGCCGCCGTCGCCCTCACCTACAGCGCCTCGCCTGACCGGGCGGCCGCGGTCGTCGCCGAGATCGAGACGGCCGGCGGCAGGGCTCTCGCTATCGAAGCCGACGCGGGGAACCCGGAGGCAGTGCGGGCCGCCGTGGCCCGGACAGTCGCGACCTTCGGCGGCATCGACATCCTCGTCAACAATGCCGGTGTGGCGGTGAACGCGCCCATCGAGACGTTCCGGTTCGAAGACTATGAGCGCATGCTCGCGGTCAACGTCACCGGCGTTTTCGTCGCGACGCAGGAAGCCGTGCGGCACATGACGCCGGGCGGACGCATCATCCACATCGGCTCGTCCATGACGCGCTATGCGGCCTTCCCCACCGCCTCGGTCTACACGCTGACCAAGGGCGCTGTCACCGGCTTCAATCGCAGCCTCGTGCGCGATCTCGGTCCCCGTGGCATCACCGTGAACACCGTCCATCCCGGCCCGACCGATACCGACATGAACCCGGCGGATGGCCCGGTGGCCGCGATCGTCGGTCCCGGCATGGCGATCGGCCGCTACGGCCAGCCGGGCGAGATCGCCAGCGTCGTCGCCTTCCTCGCCGGGCCCGACGCGGCCTTCGTCACCGGAGCGGACATCGTCGCCGATGGCGGCCTGACCGCCTGA